The Limnospira fusiformis SAG 85.79 genomic interval GCTTAACTCAGTATCGAGTAAGTGTTGGACTGTAGAGCGGATCACCGGTTCTTGACTTTCGAGGGCGAGTAATCGTCGTTGTTGACCATTTTCATTCAAAAAGGGTTGTTCGTCTGTAGAACTGGCTACTAAATTTCCGGCGCGATCCATAATAAATGCGATACCCTGGGGGCTGATTTCCAAACTTCTCAAAAAATTGCTGAGGTCTTTCAAGCCCAAGTCGATACCCACAACTCCCATAGTATCACCTCCAGGACTTTTAACTGGAATTGTTGAGGTCATTCCTAGTTCTAATGTGGAGCCAAAAATATAAATGGGACTCCAACTTATTTCACCGATTTCTAGAGATGATCTGTACCAAGGGCGCTGTCTAGCATCGTACTGGGCTTCTAAGGTTCTGATTTTTTCGGCACGAACTCCGGCTGAATCAAGCTGATAAACACTTCGACCGGCAGCTTCGGCGGCATTTCCAATAACCAATGCTTGGGTTCCATCAGGCTGCTTTTGAACACCGAGAAAATCCCCGGTTTCAGTTCCTAGATAAATGTAATATAACCCATCGATCGCATCAACCTGATCATGAAAATAGCGGGTTAATAGTTCCCGATTATTGATATCAATTAAGTTATTTTCAATCGTGATCAGGTTTATGGTATTTACTATTTCTGGAACTTTCAGGTAGTTATCTATGTGTTTTTCAATGGAATTTATCGATTTTTGGCTCAATTCTGACATGAGACTATTGACAGCTTTTCTGCCACTATAAAAAGCTAAAACTCCTGTGGTAATGGTAGCCCAAAGCAAGGGTAATACTACTAATGCGGGAATGAAATGTCGGATAGAAATAATTTTTTTCATGGCTTTTCTTGGGGTTAAATTACTAGCTAATTGCATTTCTTTGACTGTTGGACAAATGATAATTTTCCGAGGCAAAATTAAGAATATTAATCCCTAATTCTTGGGCGCTGCGGATGGTTTCTCGGGATAATCCCTGATGACTATTTAACCCCCAACCCGAAGACAGACAGCCTATGGATATAATAATTTTGCCCCAATTTATCAGTCGGGTTGGCTCTCCATTAATTATTGGTAATTCATCAAATAAAAACGGATGGATTTTAATCGGGTCTTGAGCCGATATGGTTGCCATACTCGATATATTAATCCCCAGATATTGATGGGCTATATTTTGCAGAGGCTCTAAGGAGGATTCTAGGCGGTTTTGAAGTTCGGATTCACAGATAGTTAATTCTGAGGATAATTCCCTTCTGAATTCGGAAACTTGGGCAAATTGAATATCATTCAGAGCCTGTTTAAGTTCGCCGATCGCTGAATTAATATCAGCAATATTGACTTCGACCGATGAGGCTTCAATCAACAGTATGGTGCCTCTATCGCTGTAATATTTGAGATGATTGTATTCTGTTTCTCCCCAAGACAGCATCTGAGAATATCTCATATATAGCAAGCTATAGTCTCGCGGAATATCAGCCACCTGGGAAGTTAAGGTGATTTCTTCAACTGGTTCAGCATCCATAGTCATCGGTGCTAAAACTGAAAGCGATCGCAATAGATAAAATAGATTCTCCCCTACATAAAAATCTTCAGCAGTACCCTGTAAAACCCCTACCCGTATCCGAGTTTTTTGGGAGCGCGGTCGGACTCGCACCCGGTATCGTAAATCCAACTCATTTACATCAGGAGAAAAAACATCTGTGGCGGGTCTAATTTCGGTTAAATTAGCAGAAATAGCGATCCGACACAGTTCGATTTCCTGGGCTGAGGGGGGGGTATTTTTTTCATCGATCCTAAAACTTTCTGGCACCAATACTTGCTCTGACGCACGGTAGAGGGTTTCCGGATCCACATAGCGGAGAACTAAATAAACAGTAATTGGTTCTGTCCGACACTCGGAGCTAATCCGAAACTCGATAGGGCGATCGACAATAATCGGATTTCCGGTCAAATCGATGGCAATTCCCGGTTGAATTTGCACCCAGCGATTATCTCGATATTGGGCAGATATACTCTCTGGAGCATCGATTACACACACCCCTAACCCCCTAACTATCCCCGGTTGGTAAAGAGATTGATAATGGAGATTTTGTCGCGCTCGGTGGTATTCGTGCGATTGTCGCCAACGCTGGGCATTTAACAGCAATCCATCGTCAACTATCAAACGTTGGAGGGGATAAATTTCTGGCGGCGGGTAATCAGAGGAATTTCTCTCAGTGATGATCATATATTATTGTCCGAATCTATTTTTAGGTCATAAGTGCAGAAGGCTGGTGTCTGTGCTTCAATAACAGTGCGAACCAATTTTTCGTCAATAGTATCAGGATCGCACAGCAGTCGGACTTGAAAGTGAAAAGGTTTGCCACCGCCTAAAATGGTATCTATACCCAGATAGGAGCTGCCCATGACCGCCCCCTGGGTAAAGTTTTCCAGAATTGAAATGTGTTTGGACGCTTCCGGCAAATCTTCATCAAGAGGTAAACCAGTTACGAGGTGTAGGTAAAACCGCAGCCCCCGCCTAGTTCCCGAAGCACGATAAATCTCTAAAGCGTGGCGAATTAAACGGCGTTGCTGTTGGAGACTCAGAGTTGGGATGTTCTGCCAACCAACCCAGTGGGCTAAAAATGGCAACATACTTTCAGGGGCGGTGAGGGGATCTAGGTAGGCCCAGAGATGGCTGAATATTTGCAAATCTGGGTCGAGAGTGGTTTCAATAATTTTCAGGAATCGACCGACCAAATCGATTTCCCGATAAATTTGCGGTAGTAGGTTGATATATGGCGATCGCGGTCGCACAAATAGGTCAAACTCGATAAATTCCAAAAGTGGCTCATTGGTGTCCGACTGGTTATTAACATAACTGCCATAAACATTAAAGCGACCAGAATAGTTGAGTTGCAGTCCCTCGGTATTCATAGAAAGCTCCTCTGTCTCGAAAAAATTGCGATCGACTCCAAAAGAGAGAACTACTGACCGCCGTTCTCCGGGTGACAGCACGGCTTCGGGAAATTCACTCCTACCCCAGTGGTGGGGAAAATTCCCCGACAAGCTACAGGTGAGATGTAATGGCTGGGTATCTAAGTTTTCCAGGTCAATGACGATTTGGCTGGTTTCTCCAGGAATGAGTTGGATCGCGGGACTTGCTGGTTCCAGTTGAGAGAAAGTACCATTAAATTCAGATAACTGAGCGGGTTCTGTTTCGGGAAAGTCGATCGAGACAATATCTAATAGGACAGATTGTTGATCAGGAACTAGGGCCATAATTCAGATAGCATCTTAATAGATAATATTGATAATGTGACTCCAACCCCCTGCCACATCAGACCAGGAACAGATAGTGCCGTTAGAACCAGGGTCAATGATGGCTGTAGGTTGTCCCCGCACCCACCGCCCGCCCTGACGGCGGATCGGAAAGAGTTGCACAGCCCCCAAGCTGATCACAGTAGGAAATTGCTGTAGTAGGGCGATGATATCGGCTGTATACAGGGGCTGACCGAATGGCCAACCTTGGGATTGAGCGCCGCCAATGATGGGGTTAAGGAACCGATACAGAGCTATTTGCAATTGCGATCGCATCTCTTCCCGGGCGTTGGGGTTGTTGTATTGCGCTCCGATAGTGATTTCGGCGGCGACGACGACTCCCACATACTCTGGTTCGCGACATTTTACTTGTATCCCCAGCAGGCGACGTTCATCAAGGTAGCTGAGAACCTGGCGATTGAGTTCGGAACTGATGGCTAATTCATCGGGAGAAATGCCGACTCCTTGTTCGATACCTAGCAAACTGGTGCGGGGTATCAACAGCAATTCAACGGTTCCCGCTTCCCCAGGACTTGCCCTGAGACAGCGAGAGCGGGCGATCGCTCCTTGTCCTGCTACTATTGCTAGGGTTTCAAAGTCTTCGGGGGTGACAGCGCGATCGCGGGTTCGCAACATTTGGGGGACGCGAATGGCGGCCATCTCCAAGGATTCGGCATCGGAACCAGATCGGGCTGGAATATGGTTGACCACAGCCCCGACGTAGGGTACAGCAGTTTTCATCACGGTGA includes:
- a CDS encoding PDC sensor domain-containing protein, coding for MQLASNLTPRKAMKKIISIRHFIPALVVLPLLWATITTGVLAFYSGRKAVNSLMSELSQKSINSIEKHIDNYLKVPEIVNTINLITIENNLIDINNRELLTRYFHDQVDAIDGLYYIYLGTETGDFLGVQKQPDGTQALVIGNAAEAAGRSVYQLDSAGVRAEKIRTLEAQYDARQRPWYRSSLEIGEISWSPIYIFGSTLELGMTSTIPVKSPGGDTMGVVGIDLGLKDLSNFLRSLEISPQGIAFIMDRAGNLVASSTDEQPFLNENGQQRRLLALESQEPVIRSTVQHLLDTELSLNQIQQPISSRFRLNRERQLLQVTPMESMGLDWLIVVVIPESDFMELIYNNLRFTMIIGLGVTVVAITLGGIASWWIIKPIDNLHAGAKAIKANSFDPEMLESTISRSDEMAELGQAFVEMAAIVQAREKSMSEELVELHRQQEQWRRASHQNLDPTVRFQELMERARQARQNRV
- a CDS encoding phage tail protein, with protein sequence MALVPDQQSVLLDIVSIDFPETEPAQLSEFNGTFSQLEPASPAIQLIPGETSQIVIDLENLDTQPLHLTCSLSGNFPHHWGRSEFPEAVLSPGERRSVVLSFGVDRNFFETEELSMNTEGLQLNYSGRFNVYGSYVNNQSDTNEPLLEFIEFDLFVRPRSPYINLLPQIYREIDLVGRFLKIIETTLDPDLQIFSHLWAYLDPLTAPESMLPFLAHWVGWQNIPTLSLQQQRRLIRHALEIYRASGTRRGLRFYLHLVTGLPLDEDLPEASKHISILENFTQGAVMGSSYLGIDTILGGGKPFHFQVRLLCDPDTIDEKLVRTVIEAQTPAFCTYDLKIDSDNNI